CGCTATCACACTAAGCTGGAGGAAAGTCTTGACCTTGGCCCACCAGGTGGGGGGAATGATGACGCCGCGATAGGCGGCCAGTAACCGAAGGCCGGTAATGGCGAACTCCCGCCCGATGATCAGCATCACCGGCAACGGGGAAACGTAATGGAGTGACACGAACGAGACCAACGCGCTTGAGGCCAGAATCTTGTCAGCGAGCGGGTCCATGAATTTGCCGAAGCCGGTCACGACGCCGTATTTGCGGGCGTAGTAACCATCGGCCAGATCCGTAAGTGCGGCGATAAGGAACACCCCCAGGGCGGCCAGTCGCAGGTAGTAGTCGTCCATGACAAACAGGATCATGAAGACCGGGGCCAGAACTATGCGAAGCAGGGTCAGCTTGTTGGGAGTGTTCATGCCGGGCCAAAGGTACTGAAATGGGGGAAGGGAGTCAAATGGGGGGGCTTTTTTGCGTGGTGTCGGGCGTCTTTGCCG
This sequence is a window from Candidatus Zixiibacteriota bacterium. Protein-coding genes within it:
- the pgsA gene encoding CDP-diacylglycerol--glycerol-3-phosphate 3-phosphatidyltransferase translates to MNTPNKLTLLRIVLAPVFMILFVMDDYYLRLAALGVFLIAALTDLADGYYARKYGVVTGFGKFMDPLADKILASSALVSFVSLHYVSPLPVMLIIGREFAITGLRLLAAYRGVIIPPTWWAKVKTFLQLSVIAVVMTYICLVATLYHFGTGIGPLGKFDHLFYFNALMWITAVVTIWTGVDYVIKYFFMIKSVLK